In the Cellulomonas sp. C5510 genome, CCCCGGGCCTCCCGGCCCGTGCGCGGCTCCGGCTCGTGCTCGCCCGGGACCTGACGCGGTCGACCATCGCCATCGGTGCGGGCCTGGTCCCCGGTCTCGCCCTGTCGTGGGCGGACACGGCGGACGACCGCTGGTCGTTCTGGGAGGCGTACGCGCGCTCGATGCTCGTCGTCCTCACCGGGGCCTCGATCGGGTACGGCGTCCTGACCGTGCTGGCATTCGGCGGGCTGGCCGGCCCGCGGCTGCAGGAGGCGCTGCGGGCGGGGCGCGGCACACCCGGCTCGCGCCGCCCCTGGATCGAGCTCGGGACGGGGGCGGTCGGCTGGTCGCTCGTGACGTCGGCCGGCGCGCTCGTCACCGGGGTGTCGCTCGCCCGCGGCTCGGCGTGGGTCGGCGGCACCGGCGGGCTGGTGCTCGGCCTGCTCCTGGTCGCCTCGGCGTGGCTGACGATGGTCGCCGCCTACGCCGTGCACTACGCCCGCCGGGACGCCACGCAGGGCGGGATGGAGTTCCCCGGCTCGGGCGAGCGCGCGTTCTCCGACTACGTGTACCTCGCGGTGGCGGTCGGCACGACCTTCGCCCCGAACGACGTCGTGGTCACCTGCCGGGCGATGCGTCGCACCCTGTCCGGGCACGCCGTCGTCGCGTTCGCGTTCAACGCCGTGATCGTCGGCCTCGTGGTCGCGATCCTCTGACGCCGCGACGGCCCCGGCCTCCGCTCGGGGCACGGCCGGGCGTCAGACGGAGGCGGGCGCCTCCGCGTCGTCGTCCCCGAGGATCCGCCGCAGGTACGCGTACGTGAGGTCACCGACGGTCTGGTCGTGCTCGTGGGTGTAGCCGTGCTTCTCGTAGAGCGCGAGGTTCTGGACGGAGTCGCGGCCGGTGAACACCCAGATCTCCTCCACGTCCTCGGGCAGGTGCGGGAGGATCGCGAGCAGCAGCTGCGTCCCGATTCCGTGCCCCTGCTGGTCGGGGGCCACCGCGAACCGGCCGAGCGTGGCCTTACGACCCTCGATGACGACGCGGATGGACCCGACCAGGCGGTGCCCGGCCCACGCGCCCAGGGTGACGACGCCCTCGGCCGCCAGGTCCGCGCGCAGCTCCGACAGGGTCTGCGTGAGCGGGGGGATGTGCGGGTCGTCGTACTGCTGCGCCTCGGTGACGAACGCGGCGCGGCGCAGGGTCAGCAGCTCACCCGCCTCGGCGTCGGCGACGGGCCGGATGGTCACCTCGGTCTCGCTCATGCACCCCATCGTCTCAGGCCGCGCGCGACCCGGACCACCCACAGGTCCCGACGCGCGGGTGAACGGCCGCATCCCGGGCGCCGCTGCCCCGCGGGGCGGGCCGCGGGTACCCTCCCGTCTCGTGTCCACCACCACGACCTCCTGGGTGCTGTCGCTGTCCTGCCCCGACCAGCCGGGCATCGTCGCCGCGGTCGCGGGGCTGCTCGCGGAGCACGGGGGGAACATCACGGAGTCGCAGCAGTTCGGCGACCCGCTGTCGGGCCTGTTCTTCATGCGGGTGGAGGTCGCCGCCGACAGCACCCGCGACGAGCTGGAGCACGCGCTCGGCTCCCTCGCGCCGCGGTTCTCGATGGACTGGTCGCTCGACGTCGCGGGTCGCCGCGTGCGCACCCTGCTGCTCGGGTCGACGGCCGCGCACTGCGTGAACGACCTGGCGTTCCGGCAGCGGTCCGAGGGGCTGCCGATCGACATCGTCGGCCTGGTGTCGAACCACACGGCGCTGGCGGACCTCGCGGCGTTCTACGGCATCCCGTTCCACCACGTGCCGGTCACGAAGGAGACGAAGGCGGCGGCCGAGGCGGAGCTGCTGCGCCTGGTGGACGAGCTCG is a window encoding:
- a CDS encoding GNAT family N-acetyltransferase codes for the protein MSETEVTIRPVADAEAGELLTLRRAAFVTEAQQYDDPHIPPLTQTLSELRADLAAEGVVTLGAWAGHRLVGSIRVVIEGRKATLGRFAVAPDQQGHGIGTQLLLAILPHLPEDVEEIWVFTGRDSVQNLALYEKHGYTHEHDQTVGDLTYAYLRRILGDDDAEAPASV
- the purU gene encoding formyltetrahydrofolate deformylase, coding for MSTTTTSWVLSLSCPDQPGIVAAVAGLLAEHGGNITESQQFGDPLSGLFFMRVEVAADSTRDELEHALGSLAPRFSMDWSLDVAGRRVRTLLLGSTAAHCVNDLAFRQRSEGLPIDIVGLVSNHTALADLAAFYGIPFHHVPVTKETKAAAEAELLRLVDELDVELVVLARYMQILSDDLCRALAGRVINIHHSFLPSFKGARPYAQAHDRGVKLIGATAHYVTGDLDEGPIIEQDVERVDHTRAVADLVALGQDVERRALARAVRWHAEHRVLLDGHRTIVFR
- a CDS encoding DUF1345 domain-containing protein, whose amino-acid sequence is MTAPARSTPGLPARARLRLVLARDLTRSTIAIGAGLVPGLALSWADTADDRWSFWEAYARSMLVVLTGASIGYGVLTVLAFGGLAGPRLQEALRAGRGTPGSRRPWIELGTGAVGWSLVTSAGALVTGVSLARGSAWVGGTGGLVLGLLLVASAWLTMVAAYAVHYARRDATQGGMEFPGSGERAFSDYVYLAVAVGTTFAPNDVVVTCRAMRRTLSGHAVVAFAFNAVIVGLVVAIL